A genomic segment from Myxococcota bacterium encodes:
- a CDS encoding dihydrodipicolinate reductase has protein sequence MTYRVIQWATGGVGRSSISAIATHPELELVGCWVHGADKEGRDAGELAGIGKLGVAATRDVDALLAIDADCVVYSPVIANPEEIRRILESGKNVVTPLGWFYPKSLDTTKLEAACRKGNATLHGTGIHPGGITERFPLVVSALSTRITHVRAEEFSDIRSYAAPQVVGDVMLFGKTPDEAVKSPMVKLLGAGFLQSVDMVADAIGVELDPERRIVHQIAVATKPIENTPIGTIAEGRVAGQRFQWQGTKDGEPVVSAIVNWMMGDQHLAPAGAAHEVPHGWRFGSEGERFEVEVTGEPPVHLTFHGLHPTTLDQDPNPGVQATALHCVNAVPFVCRAEPGIKTYLDLPPYWGTAHPRLRSR, from the coding sequence ATGACCTATCGCGTGATCCAGTGGGCCACGGGCGGCGTCGGTCGCTCCTCGATCTCCGCCATCGCGACGCACCCCGAGCTCGAGCTCGTCGGCTGCTGGGTGCACGGCGCGGACAAGGAAGGCAGGGACGCGGGCGAGCTCGCCGGGATCGGAAAGCTCGGTGTCGCGGCGACGCGCGACGTCGACGCGCTGCTCGCGATCGACGCCGACTGCGTCGTCTACAGCCCCGTGATCGCGAACCCCGAGGAGATCCGCCGCATCCTCGAGTCGGGCAAGAACGTCGTGACGCCGCTCGGCTGGTTCTACCCGAAGTCGCTCGACACGACGAAGCTCGAGGCGGCGTGCAGGAAGGGCAACGCGACGCTGCACGGGACGGGCATCCACCCGGGCGGCATCACCGAGCGCTTCCCGCTCGTGGTGTCGGCGCTCTCGACGCGCATCACGCACGTGCGCGCCGAGGAGTTCAGCGACATCCGCAGCTATGCCGCGCCCCAGGTCGTCGGCGACGTGATGCTCTTCGGGAAGACGCCCGACGAGGCCGTGAAGAGCCCGATGGTGAAGCTCCTCGGCGCGGGCTTCCTGCAGTCGGTCGACATGGTGGCCGACGCGATCGGCGTCGAGCTCGACCCCGAGCGCCGCATCGTCCACCAGATCGCGGTCGCGACGAAGCCGATCGAGAACACGCCGATCGGCACGATCGCCGAGGGGCGCGTCGCCGGGCAGCGCTTCCAGTGGCAGGGCACGAAGGACGGCGAGCCCGTCGTGTCGGCGATCGTGAACTGGATGATGGGCGACCAGCACCTCGCGCCCGCCGGCGCGGCCCACGAGGTGCCGCACGGCTGGCGCTTCGGCAGCGAGGGCGAGCGCTTCGAGGTCGAGGTGACGGGCGAGCCGCCCGTGCACCTCACGTTCCACGGCCTGCACCCGACGACGCTCGACCAGGATCCGAACCCCGGTGTCCAGGCGACCGCGCTGCACTGCGTGAACGCCGTGCCGTTCGTGTGCCGCGCGGAGCCCGGGATCAAGACGTATCTCGACCTGCCGCCCTACTGGGGCACCGCGCACCCGCGGCTGCGGAGTCGTTAG
- a CDS encoding DUF3604 domain-containing protein, protein MTRSALRRSARGPAARRRAGVAAALAAAAACASFVPTEFEGFEWQPPSAPAAPAPLAARAPCAERSPHRRAFFGDLHVHTGFSFDAASRGLVTTPDDAYRFARGEAIALGPFDAQGGGTRSARLERPLDFAAVTDHAEWLAEVALCTRPDSPAYDARACRVYRGEEASLATFALRAIGAGNLAKAFSVVDLVGGRKAALCGEDGALCRAWAARAWQETRDAAERHYDRSSACAFTTFQAWEYSRSPGQSKVHRNVVLRNEIAPELPISFIDAPTALDLWEKLEARCNATGSGCEALAIPHNPNLSNGRMFTLDYLDEPPAEQQRRARLRAALEPLVEVTQIKGDSECAMGRPDVLGDEDELCGFEKIRSAFGREFAPCAPGAVGAGAMAGRGCESTLDFARYALVEGLRERERIGVNPYAFGMIGSTDTHNSTPGDVEEYSYDGCCLLDATAAERLEPEESGIMAWPARAPGGLVGVYAEENTRDALFDAMKRRETFATTGPRIEPRLYAGWDLAPDLCARADFAAAADAQGVPMGGDLPPRPARAGAAPTFAASALRDPGTAQWPGGRLQRLQIVKGWVDDDGATHQAVYDVAGDAGNGAGVDLATCTPTGPGADALCSVWTDPDFDPTRAAVYYARAVENPSCRWTTWECLRTSPAARPALCDDPAFPKTIQERAITSPVWYAPDGGGRERVAAR, encoded by the coding sequence GTGACGCGCTCCGCACTTCGCCGCTCCGCGCGCGGCCCGGCGGCGCGCCGCCGGGCCGGCGTCGCCGCCGCGCTCGCCGCCGCGGCGGCCTGCGCCTCCTTCGTCCCGACCGAGTTCGAGGGCTTCGAGTGGCAGCCGCCGTCGGCGCCGGCCGCGCCGGCGCCGCTCGCCGCGCGCGCCCCGTGCGCGGAGCGGAGCCCGCACCGGCGCGCGTTCTTCGGCGACCTCCACGTCCACACGGGCTTCTCGTTCGACGCGGCCTCGCGCGGGCTCGTGACGACGCCCGACGACGCCTACCGCTTCGCGCGCGGCGAGGCGATCGCGCTCGGGCCGTTCGACGCGCAGGGCGGCGGCACGCGCTCGGCGCGCCTCGAGCGCCCGCTCGACTTCGCGGCCGTCACCGACCACGCGGAGTGGCTCGCCGAGGTCGCGCTCTGCACGCGGCCCGACTCGCCCGCCTACGACGCGCGCGCATGCCGCGTGTACCGCGGCGAGGAGGCGTCGCTCGCGACCTTCGCGCTGCGCGCGATCGGCGCGGGCAACCTCGCGAAGGCGTTCAGCGTCGTCGACCTCGTCGGCGGCCGCAAGGCCGCGCTGTGCGGCGAGGACGGCGCGCTCTGCCGCGCGTGGGCCGCGCGCGCGTGGCAGGAGACGCGCGACGCCGCCGAGCGCCACTACGACCGCTCGAGCGCGTGCGCGTTCACGACCTTCCAGGCCTGGGAGTACAGCCGCTCGCCCGGCCAGTCCAAGGTGCACCGCAACGTCGTCCTGCGGAACGAGATCGCCCCCGAGCTGCCGATCTCGTTCATCGACGCGCCGACCGCGCTCGACTTGTGGGAGAAGCTCGAGGCGCGCTGCAACGCGACGGGGAGCGGCTGCGAGGCGCTCGCCATCCCGCACAACCCGAACCTCTCGAACGGCCGCATGTTCACGCTCGACTACCTGGACGAGCCGCCGGCCGAGCAGCAGCGCCGCGCGCGCCTGCGCGCCGCGCTCGAGCCCCTCGTCGAGGTGACGCAGATCAAGGGCGACTCGGAGTGCGCGATGGGCCGGCCCGACGTGCTCGGTGACGAGGACGAGCTGTGCGGCTTCGAGAAGATCCGCAGCGCGTTCGGCCGCGAGTTCGCGCCGTGCGCGCCGGGCGCGGTCGGCGCGGGCGCGATGGCGGGGCGCGGGTGCGAGAGCACGCTCGACTTCGCTCGTTATGCGCTCGTCGAGGGGCTGCGCGAGCGCGAGCGCATCGGCGTCAACCCGTACGCGTTCGGCATGATCGGCAGCACCGACACGCACAACTCGACGCCCGGCGACGTCGAGGAGTACTCCTACGACGGCTGCTGCCTGCTCGACGCGACCGCCGCCGAGCGCCTCGAGCCGGAGGAGTCGGGCATCATGGCGTGGCCCGCGCGCGCGCCCGGCGGCCTCGTCGGCGTCTACGCCGAGGAGAACACGCGCGACGCCCTCTTCGACGCGATGAAGCGGCGCGAGACGTTCGCGACGACGGGGCCGCGCATCGAGCCGCGCCTCTACGCGGGCTGGGACCTCGCGCCCGACCTGTGCGCGCGCGCCGACTTCGCGGCCGCCGCCGACGCACAGGGCGTGCCGATGGGCGGCGACCTCCCGCCGCGGCCCGCGCGCGCCGGCGCCGCACCGACCTTCGCGGCGAGCGCGCTGCGCGACCCGGGCACCGCGCAGTGGCCGGGCGGCCGGCTGCAGCGCCTGCAGATCGTGAAGGGCTGGGTCGACGACGACGGCGCGACGCACCAGGCGGTCTACGACGTCGCGGGCGATGCCGGCAACGGCGCGGGCGTCGACCTCGCCACCTGCACGCCGACCGGCCCGGGCGCCGACGCGCTCTGCAGCGTGTGGACCGACCCCGACTTCGACCCGACGCGCGCGGCCGTCTACTACGCGCGCGCGGTCGAGAACCCGAGCTGCCGCTGGACGACCTGGGAGTGCCTGCGCACGTCGCCCGCCGCGCGGCCCGCGCTCTGCGACGACCCGGCGTTCCCGAAGACCATCCAGGAGCGCGCGATCACCTCGCCCGTCTGGTACGCGCCCGACGGCGGCGGGCGCGAGCGCGTCGCCGCGCGCTGA
- a CDS encoding TetR/AcrR family transcriptional regulator: MPPADTRTRILDRAERLFAESGFEGVSLREVGRAARVNSAAVHYHFGSREALVEAVVLRRMEAVQRRRRELLDALVAEGAARSVRRLLGVLVDPLVELVLREPRAGRAYVRLLARLYADRKADAYALAMRHFGEVHTELGHHLARALPDVPPPVLARRIALCVQATLATLADPAPYAVARAAGVPPDAPDAVARELVDFMAGGLCAPAGARGDEVAASASDVRSARAASPASAARAASPYDVHAPDPGSLVRAGEQERAG, translated from the coding sequence GTGCCCCCCGCCGACACCCGCACGCGCATCCTCGACCGCGCCGAGCGCCTGTTCGCCGAGAGCGGCTTCGAGGGCGTCTCGCTGCGCGAGGTCGGGCGCGCGGCGCGCGTGAACTCGGCCGCCGTCCACTACCACTTCGGGTCGCGCGAGGCGCTCGTCGAAGCCGTCGTCCTGCGCCGCATGGAGGCCGTCCAGCGCCGGCGCCGCGAGCTGCTCGACGCGCTCGTCGCCGAGGGCGCGGCGCGCTCCGTCCGCCGCCTGCTCGGCGTGCTCGTCGACCCGCTCGTCGAGCTCGTGCTGCGCGAGCCGCGCGCGGGTCGCGCCTACGTGCGGCTCCTCGCGCGCCTCTACGCCGACCGCAAGGCCGACGCCTACGCGCTCGCGATGCGCCACTTCGGCGAGGTGCACACCGAGCTCGGCCACCACCTCGCGCGCGCGCTGCCCGACGTGCCGCCGCCCGTGCTCGCGCGGCGCATCGCGCTGTGCGTGCAGGCCACGCTCGCGACGCTCGCCGACCCGGCGCCCTACGCCGTCGCGCGCGCGGCGGGCGTGCCGCCCGACGCGCCCGACGCCGTCGCGCGCGAGCTCGTCGACTTCATGGCCGGCGGCCTGTGCGCGCCGGCCGGCGCGCGCGGCGACGAGGTCGCCGCGTCCGCGTCCGATGTGCGCTCCGCGCGCGCCGCATCCCCCGCGAGCGCGGCGCGCGCCGCCTCGCCGTACGACGTCCACGCGCCCGACCCCGGCTCGCTCGTGCGAGCGGGTGAGCAGGAGAGAGCCGGATGA